The Thunnus thynnus chromosome 1, fThuThy2.1, whole genome shotgun sequence nucleotide sequence ATGAAACATGATCTTTTAACTGGTACATCTCCACAAGGGGCACTGAATGGGAAATTTGAATGATTCAGGGTGCCTAGAGCTGGACAACAGGCATGGAAGATGCCAGGGATTATAGAGTTTCACAGTTCGGACAAAGCTGTTTTCAGGGGGGACAGAATTTCTAGTAACTTCTTTGGAAGGTTAAGCCCGAGACTAATCACTTATGTCTTGGAACAAAAAGGGCTTCAATGGGGGTCTGAGATAATGGCcttaattttcactttttggtAAGGACTCTGTAGTTGCTTGGATTTAAAGGGGCATTTTTGGTGACACTGGTTTAAGTTTGACATGTTGGtgatttaaatacaaaacaagatCAGTGAAAATACAGGAAATAGTTTTATGGTAGTGGCTCAAAGGTTCACTCTGCTAAACTTCATTCTGTTGAGTGAGGTCCTCTGACACGCTGTTGAACTCAGTGGCCCGAGTGCTCATCCCCAGATACTGCTTCAGAAATTCACTGAAACGTTTTTGGTTGTTCCACTTGCGGGCTGACTTCCGAATGCCGATGAAACCACCATACCTCTTCTGGTACGATCTTCCTGGAGACATCAGCTTCTTGTAGCCGTGCCTCCCTTTGACGAAGCCGCCAAACCTCTTGGAGACACTCAGCCCTACATCATCCTGTCCTCTCACTGCCACATCAGCATCCCCTTCTTCCTGCCCAGCCTCCTCATCATACTCATTCTCAAGGGACAGGGCATTCTGGGAATTGTAGGCAGTGTTCAGCTGGCTGCCCTTGCCACCCAGATCCCTGTCGTCCACCCTGAGTGCCCGGGCCACGTGATCAAACCTCTGCAGTGCAATGGGCTGCAACAGAACTCCCTCcatctgctcctcctcctcaggaaACAGGgcttccacctcctcctgggATCTTTTCCTTATGTTACCACCAAGGGAGGAAATTGGCGACAATAACGCCTTACGGCAGAAGTCCCAGGAGAAAGCTGGGGAAATGTTGCCTTCACACTCAATGAGACACAcctgacagagacaaagacaagagaTCACCGTCATTTCCTTTCTTAATTCGTCAATGAGTACATTTATATGATTCTAACAGTATCCAAGTTTCTGGTCATCTGTCTCAACAAGTCATTTCTAACAGTGAATAACTACTacttgattattattattggataTGGGAGTAAGAAAGTCTCAGAGGTTGATAttacaaaccaaaccaaatctGCATGGGTTGATTACATCAGAGtattataatgttttttatgataTGGGTGAACAGACCTTTTAAAATAAACCCCTAAAGATTATCATTTAGCATACCTGAAATTTCTTTCCCCATAATTTAATCTGGTTGTATTAATCATTTCACTGATGACATTGATTAATAATTGTTCCATATAGGTTCCAATAACCCATACCAGAGgaccacacacaaacagacgTTTCTTAATACTATCggttacacctgtgtttgacaaATTGACAAAGATCCAGATTTTGTGTATACCATATGTATTTTAAACATAGCTATGTTGCAGTGTTAGTCAAAGCATCTCATTTGTTTCGAAAGTGTCGTTTAAGTGAAAAGTCCTTAAAAGCCAGAGTCTTAACAcggaaaatacaaaaatcaataTGACAGAATGAGATTGATtagattttttacatttccatcCTTAATCACCTATATCTTCTACTACAATGGTTcagtgggcgtgtgtgtgtgtgtggcgtgtACAGTATGCATAAAATACCACATTGCTTATGAGCACATTATCTAATGTTTCCAAAAATGCTTATTATAATTGAGGCTCTGTTGTGTAAAATGCCTTCCAGCCAGGAAGGAGAacagagaataataataagcCAAGAAGGCAGAGATTATAAAGAAGATTTCTgtataatgttaatgtttgctACAATTGTAGATTGCATGTATTAAGGTGCCTCCACTAAACAATGACACTTTCCATGAAAGTCTTTCAGCAatcttacaaaacaaaaaaatcccattTCCCCCACTCATTAGAAGTCAAAATGTGACTATTCTAAGTGTCTAAAACCAACAGTTCAGAGTTTTAAGCCATGTGCACTTAAATGTCTTCCAATGTGCTCCCTGCTGAAATGTCTGAGAAGAAGGCATGTCATTAACCAGAGAACAACAACCAACAGACATAAGCACTGactggaaaaacacacatctaTCCCCAGGAATCAATTAGCCACAACAAATTAAAACTCAAATGCCAAAAGGGTAATTTGTTGAGTCAGAGACAGtgagggagatggagggaggatgggACAAATGCAGCAAGGTGGGGTGATGCGGGGTTTCCAATCATTTTATCAACAAATTTAAAGAACCCTCGTGGAgagattgtgtttgtgtgagtttgtttatttgtgtataaGTGTAGTCCAGTTTTGCCTGGATGGAGAGGCTTGCTAGTTTCAGTGTACTGAGAAAATATCCCACCTGTGTCTATGCCCAAACTACAATAACCACTTGATTGTTAAGGGCCACTACAGCATCAAAATGCCCTTTTTGCCATTGCAATCATCCTGTGTGGCAGTAAATTGATGCGAAATCTGAATTTGTTTAACTGTGACACAGCTGTAACACCAGTGGAGGCCTCTTTTTGGATGGCTGCGGCCCTCTTGCAGTctccagtgtgtgtatgtgtgtgtgtttgtgtgtcagtgtgcacTCCTCACCATGGTGTTGAAACTGAGCTGTTTGGGCAGGATGTTGCTGCAGGACAGGCAGTCTGCCTGGCAGTCACTCTGTCCAGgatcacacagacagagcagcagcagagccacCACAGTCTTCATGGTCCCACCGTCTGCTGCACAACACAGGACAGAGCAAATGTAGCATCATGCAAATTCTCTTTTCTTCCAACAGAGCAGTAATATTTGCCTGTTTATGTCAGTATGTTAGGACAGCACTTTATTTATAGGTTTTCAACTTTAAATTCAGTAATGTGTCAACTTCTATTCAATGCCTTGACTGATTGCTgtataaacacttaaaatgtgtACAGTTTGTTACACtatttacaattttacaattaTGAAAATGATAGTTCTGTATGAATGTACAGATTTTAtgggaatagttcaacatttttgtaaatatgcTGTTGGACCCACCAGCTTCAGttagtttagcacaaagactggagaCTGGTAataaaatccacctaccagtacctctaaagctcactaatcaacatgttgtatcttggttgtttaatctgtacaaaaaccttagCATTGAAACAACAATTTGATCTTTTACAGGGGatatgtgctg carries:
- the pnoca gene encoding prepronociceptin, producing the protein MKTVVALLLLCLCDPGQSDCQADCLSCSNILPKQLSFNTMVCLIECEGNISPAFSWDFCRKALLSPISSLGGNIRKRSQEEVEALFPEEEEQMEGVLLQPIALQRFDHVARALRVDDRDLGGKGSQLNTAYNSQNALSLENEYDEEAGQEEGDADVAVRGQDDVGLSVSKRFGGFVKGRHGYKKLMSPGRSYQKRYGGFIGIRKSARKWNNQKRFSEFLKQYLGMSTRATEFNSVSEDLTQQNEV